TAAAGAACTTTTAATTACTGAAACTTATAGTATAATTGTAAAGTGTTATGTTGAAATGGGAATATGATACTTAACTACATAATAATTTCCTTATACAACGATCGAATTGCATAATTTATGTTGTTTCTGAAACCTTTGTGCTTATAAAACGTGTTTCAACATATAGAAATAGCTAGTTACCTAATTCCAATCACTCAATAAAAGCAATAGCTAATGACTTTTTTATATTCGATATGTCAATATGGAGAGATTGCGATTGAGTGTTGTAATTATAAATTGATATAAAAATAGGGAGAGATTAGATGACGTGTCAAAAATGTGACCATGAGGTAAAGACTGAGGACAAATTTTGTACGAATTGTGGTGAATCACTTGAGGGGAATGAAGGAGTAGATCGTTCTTTTGAAGCTTTGGAAAAAGAAGAAACAGCTGCAACTACAGCTGAAAGCGATGATGTTGTTGAAGCTTCGGTTGAGGAGTCAACGAGTAGTAAACAAGCAAACGAATATGTAGAAAAAACAAAAGAAACAGCGGCAAACTATTGGAACTTCTTTTTGCAATCGCTCAAGTCACCACTGGCACGAAGTGTAGAAAACCGCCCGAGTGATTTCATTTTCGGCTACATTAATATTGCTGTTTATGCATTATTATTCGCATTAAGTAGTTATTTGGTTAATCGTTCTAACGCATATATGTCATCAAATGTAAGTTTTGTTGACTATTTCATCCAGCCATTTTTCTATCTTAT
The genomic region above belongs to Bacillus sp. A301a_S52 and contains:
- a CDS encoding zinc ribbon domain-containing protein, yielding MTCQKCDHEVKTEDKFCTNCGESLEGNEGVDRSFEALEKEETAATTAESDDVVEASVEESTSSKQANEYVEKTKETAANYWNFFLQSLKSPLARSVENRPSDFIFGYINIAVYALLFALSSYLVNRSNAYMSSNVSFVDYFIQPFFYLIISSLVVAALLFAVLKFVMKAETISFHDVVARYGTLYTVIIVVTAAYFVLNLTGMLQLILILDMLITIGLYMAAIVALLTLRDETKVSFDPIFAVIIVFAGYAIFETLTIDLYADMFLRNNPFL